One part of the Phoenix dactylifera cultivar Barhee BC4 chromosome 4, palm_55x_up_171113_PBpolish2nd_filt_p, whole genome shotgun sequence genome encodes these proteins:
- the LOC103707153 gene encoding probable sodium/metabolite cotransporter BASS1, chloroplastic produces MILRRPSPTSSLADPTVKPHSFSKPSIPIASPSISSSSNPRRIQFLAADAKTLASRVATGRRRWTAKPSLVPLCAASNPPSAAAAASDGDEGSGSSLSFRQLVVRVGEALSMAFPLWVGSACVLALWRPSSFVWVHRNWQITGITLTMLGMGMTLTLEDLRAAFLMPKELTAGFVLQYTVMPLSGFFVSKLLKLPSHYAAGLILVACCPGGTASNIVTYLARGNVALSVLMTAASTFAAVIMTPILTSKLAGQFVAVDPAGLFMSTVQVVLAPVLLGALLNQYCNSLVEFVSPLMPFVAVATVAILCGSAIAQNASAILSSGLQVVLAVCLLHCLGFTFGYLLSRTLRIDVSSSRTISIEVGMQNSVLGVVLAGQHFGNPLTAVPCAVSSICHSVYGSLLAGIWRSMPPPTEVKD; encoded by the exons ATGATCCTCCGGCGGCCGTCGCCGACTTCCTCCCTCGCCGATCCCACCGTCAAACCCCATTCTTTCTCCAAACCCTCCATCCCGATCGCATCTCCTTCCATTTCCTCCAGCTCCAACCCCCGCAGGATCCAATTCCTCGCTGCAGACGCTAAAACCCTCGCTTCAAGAGTCGCCACCGGTAGAAGAAGATGGACGGCCAAACCATCGCTGGTTCCTCTTTGCGCCGCGAGCAATCCCccgtccgccgccgccgccgccagcgACGGCGACGAAGGCAGCGGCAGCTCTCTCAGTTTCCGCCAGCTCGTCGTGCGAGTGGGAGAGGCGTTGTCGATGGCTTTTCCTCTGTGGGTGGGATCCGCGTGCGTCCTCGCCCTGTGGCGGCCCTCCTCCTTCGTCTGGGTTCACCGCAACTGGCAGATCACTGGCATCACTCTCACCATGCTCG GCATGGGCATGACCCTGACGCTTGAGGATCTGAGAGCGGCCTTCCTGATGCCTAAGGAGCTGACCGCCGGTTTCGTTCTCCAGTACACG GTTATGCCATTGTCAGGATTCTTTGTGAGCAAGCtgttaaagttgccttcacatTATGCAGCTGGTTTAATACTGGTTGCCTGCTGCCCTGGAG GAACGGCAAGTAATATTGTCACCTATCTAGCACG TGGGAATGTAGCCCTCTCAGTGTTGATGACAGCAGCAAGCACCTTCGCTGCCGTG ATAATGACGCCTATTCTTACATCCAAACTTGCTGGGCAATTTGTTGCAGTAGATCCAGCTGGGCTCTTCATGTCAACAGTTCAG GTTGTGCTTGCCCCTGTACTACTGGGTGCTCTTCTGAACCAGTACTGCAATAGTTTGGTTGAGTTTGTTTCCCCCTTGATGCCATTCGTTGCTGTTGCAACTGTAGCAATTTTATGTGGTAGCGCTATTGCTCAAAATGCCTCAGCAATTCTTTCATCCGGATTACAAGTGGTCCTTGCTGTTTGTTTACTTCATTGCTTGGGCTTTACCTTTGGTTACTTGTTATCGAGGACACTGCGAATTGATGTCTCTTCTTCGCGCACTATATCCATCGAGGTTGGCATGCAG AATTCAGTGCTTGGGGTGGTGCTTGCTGGCCAGCATTTTGGTAATCCTCTTACTGCAGTTCCCTGTGCTGTGTCTAGCATTTGCCATTCAGTCTATGGTAGTCTTTTAGCTGGAATCTGGCGAAGCATGCCACCACCAACCGAAGTGAAAGATTGA